One segment of Rhodanobacter thiooxydans DNA contains the following:
- the ffh gene encoding signal recognition particle protein has protein sequence MFESLSQRLSITVNRLRGRGRLTEENIREALREVRIALLEADVALPVVQALIQRIKVRAVGQDVIKSLSPGQALVKVVSDELTVVMGTANTELNLAQQPPAVVLMAGLQGAGKTTTVAKLARLLAERKKKKVMVVSCDVYRPAAIEQLRTLAEQVGVKFFPSAAGQDPVQIAKDAIAAARREVVDVLIVDTAGRLHVDEAMMAEIKALHAAITPIETLFVVDSMTGQDAANTAKAFNEALPLTGVILTKTDGDARGGAALSVRYVTGKPIKFLGAGEKSDALEPFHPDRLAQRILGMGDVLSLVEEVERKVDQDKAQKLAQKVMKGKRFDLNDMKDQLEQMGNMGGLAGLMDKLPGVSSLPDSVKSKVNDGEMNRMIAIICSMTKKERRHPDLLNGSRRARVARGSGTQPADVNRLLKQYMQMEKMMSKLSKGGTKGLMRQMRGAMKGMGGMGGLPPMR, from the coding sequence ATGTTCGAGTCGCTCAGCCAACGTCTTTCCATCACCGTCAATCGCCTGCGCGGTCGCGGCCGGCTGACCGAGGAGAACATCCGCGAGGCCCTGCGCGAGGTGCGCATCGCGCTGCTGGAGGCAGATGTCGCGCTGCCGGTGGTGCAGGCGCTGATCCAGCGGATCAAGGTGCGCGCGGTCGGCCAGGACGTGATCAAGAGCCTGTCGCCGGGCCAGGCGCTGGTGAAGGTGGTCAGCGACGAGCTGACCGTGGTGATGGGCACCGCCAATACCGAACTGAATCTGGCCCAGCAGCCGCCGGCGGTAGTGCTGATGGCCGGCCTGCAGGGCGCCGGCAAGACCACCACGGTGGCCAAGCTGGCGCGGCTGTTGGCCGAGCGCAAGAAGAAAAAGGTGATGGTGGTCAGCTGCGACGTCTACCGTCCGGCCGCGATCGAGCAGCTGCGCACGCTGGCCGAGCAGGTCGGGGTGAAGTTCTTCCCGTCGGCGGCGGGCCAGGATCCGGTGCAGATCGCGAAGGATGCGATCGCCGCCGCGCGCCGCGAGGTGGTCGACGTGCTGATCGTCGATACCGCCGGTCGCCTGCACGTGGACGAGGCGATGATGGCCGAGATCAAGGCCCTGCACGCCGCGATCACGCCGATCGAGACCCTGTTCGTGGTCGACTCGATGACCGGCCAGGACGCGGCCAACACGGCCAAGGCGTTCAACGAGGCGCTGCCGCTGACCGGCGTGATCCTGACCAAGACCGATGGCGACGCCCGCGGCGGCGCGGCGCTGTCGGTGCGCTACGTCACCGGCAAGCCGATCAAGTTCCTCGGCGCCGGCGAGAAGAGCGATGCGCTGGAGCCGTTCCATCCCGACCGCCTGGCCCAGCGCATCCTCGGCATGGGCGACGTGCTGTCGCTGGTGGAGGAGGTCGAGCGCAAGGTCGACCAGGACAAGGCGCAGAAGCTGGCCCAGAAGGTGATGAAGGGCAAGCGCTTCGACCTCAACGACATGAAGGACCAGCTGGAGCAGATGGGCAACATGGGTGGCCTGGCCGGCCTGATGGACAAGCTGCCCGGCGTGTCCAGCCTGCCGGACAGCGTGAAATCCAAGGTCAACGATGGCGAGATGAACCGGATGATCGCGATCATCTGCTCGATGACGAAGAAAGAGCGCCGCCATCCGGATCTGCTGAATGGCTCGCGTCGCGCCCGCGTGGCGCGTGGTTCCGGCACCCAGCCGGCCGACGTCAATCGCCTGCTCAAGCAGTACATGCAGATGGAAAAGATGATGTCCAAGCTGTCCAAGGGCGGCACCAAGGGCCTGATGCGGCAGATGCGCGGCGCCATGAAGGGCATGGGTGGCATGGGTGGTTTGCCGCCGATGCGCTGA
- the rplI gene encoding 50S ribosomal protein L9, with the protein MELILLQKVRGLGTLGDKVVVKPGYGRNFLLPQGKAVRVNAANLAAFERRRAEYEAKANTALADAEARKVKLADASVTISAHASAEGKLFGSVGPRDIAEALAAVGHAVHKGEVILGEGPLRNTGEYDVALHLHADVHTTVKVIVVGDK; encoded by the coding sequence ATGGAACTCATTCTTCTGCAGAAAGTCCGCGGTCTGGGCACGCTCGGCGACAAGGTCGTCGTGAAGCCCGGCTATGGCCGCAATTTCCTCCTGCCGCAGGGCAAGGCCGTGCGCGTCAACGCCGCCAATCTGGCTGCGTTCGAGCGGCGTCGCGCCGAGTACGAGGCGAAGGCCAACACGGCGCTGGCCGATGCCGAGGCACGCAAGGTCAAGCTGGCTGATGCGTCGGTCACCATCTCCGCGCACGCCAGTGCGGAAGGCAAGCTGTTCGGCTCGGTCGGCCCGCGCGATATCGCCGAAGCCCTGGCCGCTGTCGGTCACGCCGTGCACAAGGGCGAGGTGATCCTGGGCGAGGGTCCGCTGCGCAACACCGGCGAGTACGACGTGGCGCTGCACCTGCATGCCGACGTCCACACCACCGTCAAGGTGATCGTGGTCGGCGACAAGTAA
- the rimM gene encoding ribosome maturation factor RimM (Essential for efficient processing of 16S rRNA) — MAAAGRRVPIGRIVGLYGVQGWLKIESWAEPRMRIFDYQPWLLGAAPGMETQVSGVKGRAQGKGMVAQLPGVNDREQAAALIGTDIHVAREQLPPPAEGEYYWVDLEGLEVVTTEDVKLGRVSHLFATGANDVVVVRDGARERLVPFIQGSYVRSVDLSAGRMVVDWDPEF, encoded by the coding sequence ATGGCTGCAGCCGGTCGGCGCGTCCCGATCGGGCGCATCGTCGGGCTGTACGGCGTGCAGGGCTGGCTCAAGATCGAATCCTGGGCCGAGCCGCGCATGCGGATCTTCGACTACCAGCCGTGGCTGCTCGGTGCAGCGCCCGGCATGGAGACGCAGGTCAGCGGGGTGAAGGGTCGTGCGCAGGGCAAGGGCATGGTGGCCCAATTGCCCGGGGTGAACGACCGGGAGCAGGCGGCAGCGCTGATCGGTACCGACATCCATGTCGCCCGCGAGCAACTGCCACCGCCGGCGGAAGGCGAGTATTACTGGGTCGATCTCGAAGGACTTGAGGTCGTCACCACGGAAGACGTGAAGCTGGGGCGGGTCAGTCACCTGTTCGCCACCGGTGCCAACGACGTGGTGGTGGTCAGGGACGGGGCGCGCGAGCGGCTGGTTCCCTTCATCCAGGGTTCGTATGTGCGTTCGGTGGACTTGTCCGCAGGGCGCATGGTGGTGGACTGGGATCCCGAATTCTGA
- the rpsF gene encoding 30S ribosomal protein S6, giving the protein MTLRHYEVVFMVHPDQSEQVPAMLERYKALIETDGGKIHRLEDWGRRQLAYPIVNLAKAHYVLLNIEVSQSALNELESGFRFNDAVLRHLVVRRDEADTEPSFILKSKEKDDAKSTRRRDDEGDGEGRGGRDDRDNDRDSDD; this is encoded by the coding sequence ATGACCCTGCGTCATTACGAAGTTGTGTTCATGGTCCATCCGGACCAGAGCGAGCAGGTCCCCGCGATGCTCGAGCGCTACAAGGCGCTGATCGAGACCGACGGCGGCAAGATCCACCGTCTGGAAGACTGGGGCCGCCGTCAGCTGGCGTACCCGATCGTCAACCTGGCCAAGGCACACTACGTGCTGCTCAACATCGAAGTCAGCCAGAGTGCGCTGAACGAGCTGGAGTCGGGCTTCCGCTTCAACGACGCGGTGCTGCGCCATCTGGTGGTCCGTCGTGACGAAGCCGACACCGAGCCGTCCTTCATCCTGAAGTCGAAGGAAAAGGATGATGCCAAGTCCACCCGTCGTCGCGACGACGAGGGTGATGGCGAAGGCCGCGGCGGTCGTGACGACCGCGACAACGATCGCGACAGCGACGACTGA
- the asnS gene encoding asparagine--tRNA ligase — MAVVSPTLCSVKQALSGKLDAGSTVTVRGWVRTRRDSKAGLSFVNVTDGSCFDPIQAVVPATLGNYESEVKHLTAGAGVVVSGTLVASQGKGQAFEIQANEVIVTGLVDDPETYPIQPKQHSMEFLREVAHLRPRTNLFGAITRVRHTMMTAIHRHLTEQGFFWINTPIITTSDAEGAGDMFRLSTLDLANLPRLPDGKIDFRKDFFGREAFLTVSGQLNVEAYALAMSKVYTFGPTFRAENSNTPRHLAEFWMVEPEIAFADLAADADCAEAFLKAIFKAVLDERPDDMAFFAERVQPDAITRMEAFIAKPFERIDYTDAIEILKKSGEKFEYPVAWGIDLQTEHERYLAEKHIGRPVVVMNYPEAIKAFYMRLNDDEKTVAAMDVLAPGIGEIIGGSQREERLDYLDRRMVQFGLDPAAYGWYRDLRRYGTVPHAGFGLGFERLLVYICGLSNIRDAIPYPRAAGTAEF; from the coding sequence ATGGCCGTGGTCAGTCCGACGCTATGCAGCGTGAAGCAGGCTCTTTCCGGCAAGCTCGACGCCGGCAGCACGGTGACGGTACGTGGCTGGGTGCGCACGCGCCGCGATTCCAAGGCCGGCCTGTCCTTCGTCAACGTCACCGACGGCTCCTGCTTCGATCCGATCCAGGCCGTGGTACCAGCCACCCTGGGCAACTACGAAAGCGAAGTGAAGCACCTCACCGCCGGTGCCGGTGTGGTCGTCAGCGGCACCCTGGTGGCCTCGCAGGGCAAGGGCCAGGCGTTCGAGATCCAGGCGAACGAGGTGATCGTCACCGGCCTGGTCGACGACCCGGAAACCTACCCGATCCAGCCCAAGCAGCACTCGATGGAATTCCTGCGCGAGGTCGCCCACCTGCGCCCGCGCACCAACCTGTTCGGCGCGATCACCCGGGTGCGCCACACCATGATGACGGCGATCCACCGCCATCTCACCGAACAGGGTTTCTTCTGGATCAACACCCCGATCATCACCACCTCCGACGCCGAGGGCGCGGGCGACATGTTCCGCCTGTCCACGCTGGACCTGGCCAACCTGCCGCGCCTGCCCGACGGCAAGATCGACTTCCGCAAGGATTTCTTCGGCCGCGAGGCGTTCCTCACCGTGTCCGGCCAGCTCAACGTCGAGGCGTACGCGCTGGCGATGAGCAAGGTCTACACCTTCGGCCCGACCTTCCGCGCCGAGAACTCCAACACGCCACGCCACCTGGCCGAGTTCTGGATGGTCGAGCCGGAGATTGCGTTCGCCGACCTGGCCGCCGATGCGGACTGTGCCGAAGCGTTCCTCAAGGCGATCTTCAAGGCCGTGCTGGACGAACGCCCCGACGACATGGCGTTCTTTGCCGAACGCGTGCAACCGGACGCGATCACCCGCATGGAGGCGTTCATCGCCAAGCCCTTTGAGCGCATCGACTACACCGACGCGATCGAGATCCTGAAGAAGTCCGGTGAGAAGTTCGAATACCCGGTGGCCTGGGGCATCGACCTGCAGACCGAGCACGAACGCTACCTGGCCGAGAAACATATCGGCCGCCCGGTGGTCGTGATGAACTACCCCGAGGCGATCAAGGCGTTCTACATGCGTCTGAACGATGACGAGAAGACCGTTGCGGCGATGGACGTGCTGGCGCCGGGCATCGGCGAGATCATCGGTGGCAGCCAGCGCGAGGAGCGGCTGGACTACCTCGACCGCCGCATGGTCCAGTTCGGCCTCGACCCTGCCGCCTATGGCTGGTACCGCGACCTGCGCCGTTATGGCACGGTGCCGCATGCCGGCTTCGGCCTCGGCTTCGAACGGCTGCTGGTCTACATCTGCGGCCTGTCCAACATCCGCGACGCCATCCCCTATCCCCGTGCCGCCGGAACGGCCGAATTCTGA
- the rpsP gene encoding 30S ribosomal protein S16, translating to MVKIRLSRGGAKGRPFYHVVVTDQRNKRDGRNIENVGFYNPVASGKDKRLELNVARVQEWVGKGAQLTDKVAALVKEAGKQQAA from the coding sequence ATGGTCAAGATTCGTCTTTCGCGCGGTGGCGCCAAGGGCCGTCCGTTCTACCACGTCGTCGTGACCGATCAGCGCAACAAGCGCGACGGCCGCAATATCGAGAACGTGGGCTTCTACAACCCGGTCGCGTCGGGCAAGGACAAGCGCCTTGAGCTGAACGTCGCCCGCGTGCAGGAGTGGGTCGGCAAGGGTGCCCAGCTGACCGACAAGGTCGCCGCCCTGGTCAAGGAAGCCGGCAAGCAGCAGGCTGCCTGA
- the rpsR gene encoding 30S ribosomal protein S18 translates to MSKFFRRRKFCRFTAEDVKEIDYKDLNTLRQYVTENGKIVPSRITGTKARYQRQLATAIKRARFLSLLPYTDNHDV, encoded by the coding sequence ATGTCCAAGTTTTTCCGCCGCCGCAAGTTCTGCCGCTTCACTGCCGAAGACGTGAAGGAGATCGACTACAAGGATCTCAACACCCTGCGCCAGTACGTCACCGAGAACGGCAAGATCGTGCCGAGCCGCATCACTGGCACCAAGGCGCGCTACCAGCGCCAGTTGGCGACCGCGATCAAGCGCGCGCGCTTCCTGTCGCTGCTGCCGTACACCGACAACCACGACGTCTGA
- a CDS encoding MalM family protein — translation MSLRLPVIAAVLAFAALLGGCHNAKALLPPNLRPPSENTGDALKLAQLQLMQASPCCSSFADFSYRSMLPWQPEKFVLGSGSMVANLNGTQSYFLAFRLPTGVKLPYKVAMKSELNGRWLHASYLFAPTIVLLDEGFQPIRSEDIGLCEHMGWGDETTGAFGSLSIDSAQAHYLLVYSSAEQQSGKTYWEQSPASFSSSSAASLKMNSAGSFSIPHGPDGTLWVGMMNKTYEKALGNAICKKAAKGDGVLNTLRTALPLPWSSGNGGKTGHSPP, via the coding sequence ATGTCGCTTCGACTCCCTGTCATCGCCGCCGTACTGGCCTTCGCCGCCCTGCTGGGCGGCTGCCATAACGCCAAGGCCTTGCTGCCGCCGAACCTGCGCCCGCCGTCGGAAAACACCGGCGACGCGCTGAAGCTCGCCCAGTTGCAGCTGATGCAGGCCTCGCCGTGCTGCAGCAGCTTCGCCGACTTCTCCTATCGCAGCATGCTGCCGTGGCAACCGGAGAAGTTCGTACTGGGCAGCGGCAGCATGGTCGCCAACCTCAACGGCACGCAAAGCTACTTCCTCGCCTTCCGCCTGCCGACCGGCGTGAAACTGCCGTACAAGGTCGCCATGAAGTCGGAATTGAACGGTCGCTGGCTGCACGCCAGCTACCTGTTCGCGCCTACCATCGTGCTGCTGGACGAGGGTTTCCAGCCGATCCGTTCCGAGGATATCGGGCTGTGTGAGCACATGGGCTGGGGTGACGAGACCACCGGTGCCTTCGGCAGCCTGAGCATCGACAGCGCACAGGCGCACTACCTGCTGGTCTACAGCTCGGCCGAACAACAGTCGGGCAAGACCTACTGGGAGCAGTCGCCAGCCTCGTTCTCCAGCTCCAGCGCAGCATCCCTGAAGATGAATTCCGCCGGCAGCTTCAGCATCCCGCACGGCCCGGACGGCACACTGTGGGTCGGCATGATGAACAAGACCTACGAGAAGGCGCTCGGCAACGCGATCTGCAAGAAGGCCGCGAAGGGCGATGGCGTGCTGAACACCCTGCGCACCGCACTGCCGCTGCCCTGGAGCAGCGGTAACGGTGGCAAGACCGGCCACAGCCCGCCATGA
- a CDS encoding replicative DNA helicase, protein MSFVPERKPSSPAIEALRIPPHSIDAEQAVLGGLMLAPDALDKVADRLAEDDFYRKDHRLIWRAINELANKGMPCDAVTLGDWFESNGMAEMVGGAGYLIELANSTPSAANIAAYAEIVREKSVLRQLIDAGTSITEDGYRPEGKSVHEVLESAEQRVFHIAESGARGKKDSVSMREAVKDAFRLLTERYENRGQLTGVSTGFTDLDALTSGLQPSDLIIVAARPSMGKTAFALNIAEAAALGGKKAVVVFSMEMSSSQLAFRLISSVGRIHQQHLRNGTLEEEDWPRVSNAIALLSEAKIFIDDTPSLSPVELRSRARRLHREHGGLGLIVIDYLQLMQVPGNKENRATEISEISRSLKGLAKELNVPVIALSQLNRSLEQRADKRPMMSDLRESGAIEQDADVIMFIYRDEYYNKESPDKGVAEIIIGKQRNGPTDTCKLTFLGHYTQFVNYASDSFVGSFD, encoded by the coding sequence ATGTCCTTCGTGCCCGAACGCAAACCTTCCTCTCCCGCCATCGAGGCGTTGCGGATACCACCGCACTCCATCGATGCCGAGCAGGCGGTGCTGGGTGGCCTGATGCTGGCACCGGATGCGCTGGACAAGGTGGCCGACCGGCTCGCCGAGGATGACTTCTACCGCAAGGATCACCGGCTGATCTGGCGGGCGATCAACGAGCTGGCGAACAAGGGCATGCCGTGCGACGCGGTGACCCTGGGCGACTGGTTCGAGAGCAACGGCATGGCCGAGATGGTCGGTGGCGCCGGCTACCTGATCGAGCTGGCCAACAGCACGCCCAGTGCGGCCAACATCGCTGCCTACGCCGAGATCGTGCGCGAGAAATCGGTGCTGCGCCAGCTGATCGACGCCGGCACCTCGATCACCGAGGACGGCTACCGGCCCGAGGGCAAGAGCGTGCACGAAGTGCTGGAAAGCGCCGAGCAGCGCGTGTTCCACATCGCCGAATCCGGCGCGCGCGGCAAGAAAGATTCCGTCTCGATGCGCGAGGCGGTGAAGGACGCGTTCCGCCTGCTCACCGAGCGCTACGAGAACCGCGGCCAGCTCACCGGCGTCAGCACCGGCTTCACCGACCTGGATGCGCTCACCTCCGGCCTGCAACCGTCGGACCTGATCATCGTGGCGGCGCGCCCGTCGATGGGCAAGACCGCCTTTGCGCTGAACATTGCCGAGGCCGCCGCGCTGGGTGGCAAGAAGGCGGTGGTGGTGTTCTCGATGGAAATGTCCTCCTCGCAGCTGGCGTTCCGCCTGATCTCCTCGGTCGGCCGCATCCACCAGCAGCACCTGCGCAACGGCACCCTCGAAGAAGAGGACTGGCCGCGCGTCTCCAACGCGATCGCGCTGTTGTCCGAGGCGAAGATCTTCATCGACGACACGCCCAGCCTGTCGCCGGTGGAACTGCGTTCGCGCGCACGCCGGCTGCACCGCGAGCACGGCGGGCTGGGCCTGATCGTGATCGATTACCTGCAGCTGATGCAGGTGCCCGGCAACAAGGAAAACCGCGCCACCGAGATCTCGGAAATCTCGCGTTCGCTGAAGGGTCTGGCCAAGGAACTGAACGTGCCGGTGATCGCCCTGTCGCAGCTCAACCGCTCGCTGGAGCAGCGCGCCGACAAGCGCCCGATGATGTCCGACCTGCGCGAGTCCGGCGCCATCGAGCAGGACGCCGACGTGATCATGTTCATCTACCGCGACGAGTACTACAACAAGGAATCGCCGGACAAGGGCGTCGCCGAGATCATCATCGGCAAGCAGCGCAACGGTCCCACCGACACCTGCAAGCTCACCTTCCTCGGCCACTACACCCAGTTCGTGAACTACGCGTCGGATTCGTTCGTGGGGTCGTTCGACTGA
- the trmD gene encoding tRNA (guanosine(37)-N1)-methyltransferase TrmD, translating into MRIDVVSLFPDFVRQCAAVGVVGRAQQRELLQVETWNPRDYATDKHRSVDSGTYGGGPGMVMMIEPLRTTLVAIRAAAPEPVHLVYLSPQGARLTQGRVEALAKLPRIALLCGRYEGVDERLLAHEVDEELSIGDYVLSGGELAAAVIIDAVGRLQDGALNDAQSAEQDSFSDGLLDCPHYGKPVHDALGDVPEVLLSGDHAAIARWRLKQSLGRTWLRRPDLLSQRGLDAASRALLDEFRREHVSQEQTRQDGVAEWPQH; encoded by the coding sequence ATGCGCATCGATGTCGTCAGCCTGTTTCCCGACTTCGTGCGCCAGTGTGCCGCCGTCGGAGTCGTGGGACGCGCGCAGCAACGCGAGCTGCTGCAGGTGGAAACCTGGAACCCGCGCGACTACGCCACCGACAAGCACCGCAGCGTGGACAGCGGCACATATGGCGGCGGTCCGGGCATGGTGATGATGATCGAGCCGTTGCGCACGACCCTGGTGGCCATACGTGCGGCGGCACCGGAGCCGGTGCATCTGGTTTATCTCAGTCCGCAGGGAGCGCGGCTGACGCAGGGCAGGGTGGAAGCGCTGGCGAAGTTGCCGCGCATCGCCCTGCTTTGTGGGCGTTACGAAGGTGTGGACGAGCGCCTGCTGGCGCACGAGGTCGACGAGGAGCTCTCCATCGGCGACTATGTGCTGTCTGGCGGCGAACTCGCCGCCGCGGTGATCATCGACGCGGTGGGGCGTTTGCAGGACGGCGCGTTGAACGACGCGCAGTCGGCCGAGCAGGATTCATTCTCGGATGGCCTGCTGGATTGTCCGCATTATGGAAAACCGGTGCACGATGCGCTGGGTGATGTACCGGAAGTATTGCTGTCCGGTGACCACGCGGCGATTGCCCGCTGGCGCCTCAAGCAATCGCTGGGACGAACCTGGTTGCGCCGCCCGGACTTGTTGTCACAGCGTGGGCTGGATGCGGCATCCCGTGCACTGCTGGACGAATTCCGCCGCGAACATGTCTCGCAAGAGCAGACACGGCAAGACGGTGTGGCCGAGTGGCCGCAACATTGA
- a CDS encoding cytochrome C assembly family protein produces the protein MTIHVLALIAIVLYLAAAAGLARPLLSGGQPLNRLALALAGSAVLIHAGILLGMHRGALDLHFFATLSLVAFVVSALTLLVNASRPVAALGVIVFPLTAALLAVDSFLAPPTLPQPMDWQIKLHVTVALLAFGVLSIAAALAILLALQERALRHRQFGRWLRALPPLTLTETLLFRLISAGFVLLTLTLLTGVLFVDNLFGQHLAHKTVLSIVAWLVFGVLLYGRWRHGWRGVRAVNLTLIGMAVLVLAFFGSKAVLELVLHRGM, from the coding sequence ATGACCATCCACGTCCTGGCCCTGATCGCCATCGTGCTCTACCTTGCCGCCGCCGCCGGCCTGGCGCGCCCGCTGCTGAGCGGCGGTCAACCGCTGAACCGGCTGGCGCTGGCGCTGGCCGGCAGCGCCGTACTGATCCACGCCGGCATCCTGCTTGGCATGCATCGGGGCGCACTGGACCTGCACTTCTTCGCGACGCTCTCGCTGGTCGCGTTCGTCGTCTCGGCGCTGACCCTGCTGGTGAACGCTTCGCGTCCGGTCGCCGCACTCGGCGTGATCGTGTTCCCGCTGACCGCCGCGCTGCTCGCGGTGGACAGCTTCCTGGCGCCACCCACCCTGCCGCAGCCGATGGACTGGCAGATCAAGCTGCACGTGACGGTGGCCCTGCTCGCGTTCGGCGTACTGTCGATCGCCGCCGCGCTGGCGATCCTGCTGGCGCTCCAGGAGCGGGCGTTGCGCCATCGCCAGTTCGGCCGCTGGCTGCGCGCGCTGCCCCCGCTGACCCTGACCGAGACCCTACTGTTCCGCCTGATCAGCGCCGGTTTCGTGCTGCTCACGCTGACCCTGCTCACCGGCGTGCTGTTCGTCGACAACCTGTTCGGCCAGCACCTGGCGCACAAGACCGTGCTGTCAATCGTGGCCTGGCTGGTGTTCGGCGTGCTGCTGTACGGCCGCTGGCGGCACGGCTGGCGCGGCGTGCGCGCGGTCAACCTGACCCTGATTGGCATGGCCGTGCTGGTGCTGGCGTTCTTCGGCAGCAAGGCGGTGCTGGAACTGGTCCTGCACCGGGGCATGTAG
- the radA gene encoding DNA repair protein RadA — translation MAKAKTAYVCTDCGAEHPKWQGSCAECGAWNTLSEIVLAPASAAKPSVGAQRSSYAGTAAGAPRITPLTAVALTTEARTLTGIGELDRVLGGGLVEGSVVLIGGDPGIGKSTLLLQMLGTLGGQLPSVYVTGEESLAQVASRAQRLGLPLEPLQALAETCIERILEQAMATRPRVLVIDSIQTIWTELLTAAPGSVSQVRESAAKLTRFAKETGTSVFLVGHVTKEGGIAGPRVLEHMVDAVLYFEGESGSRFRVLRAFKNRFGAVNELGVFAMSDKGLREVPNPSAIFLSTHAGPTSGSAVMVTREGTRPLLVEVQALVDQSSLGNPRRVTLGLEQNRLAMLLAVLHRHGGVAAYDQDVFVNVVGGIRVQETAADLPVLLAVLSSLRDRPLPEHMVTFGEVGLSGEIRPVPNGEERLKEAAHHGFRRAIVPKANAPKKGKVGEMEVVGVERLSEAIDACR, via the coding sequence ATGGCCAAAGCCAAGACCGCCTATGTCTGCACCGATTGCGGTGCCGAACATCCGAAGTGGCAGGGTTCGTGCGCCGAGTGTGGCGCATGGAACACGCTCAGCGAGATCGTGCTGGCGCCGGCTTCGGCGGCGAAGCCGTCGGTGGGCGCGCAGCGTTCCAGCTACGCCGGCACGGCCGCCGGCGCGCCGCGCATCACGCCGCTGACCGCGGTGGCGCTGACCACCGAGGCGCGCACGCTGACCGGTATCGGCGAGCTGGACCGGGTACTCGGTGGTGGCCTGGTCGAGGGCTCGGTGGTGCTGATCGGCGGCGATCCGGGTATCGGCAAATCGACCCTGCTGCTGCAGATGCTGGGCACGCTGGGCGGGCAGTTGCCCAGTGTCTACGTCACCGGCGAAGAGTCGCTGGCGCAGGTGGCTTCACGGGCGCAGCGCCTGGGCCTGCCGTTGGAGCCGCTGCAGGCGTTGGCCGAGACCTGCATCGAGCGCATCCTCGAGCAGGCGATGGCGACGCGCCCGCGAGTGCTGGTGATCGACTCGATCCAGACCATCTGGACCGAACTGCTCACCGCCGCGCCGGGTTCGGTGTCGCAGGTGCGCGAGTCGGCGGCCAAGCTCACGCGCTTTGCCAAGGAGACCGGTACCTCGGTGTTCCTGGTCGGCCACGTCACCAAGGAAGGCGGCATCGCCGGCCCGCGTGTGCTCGAGCACATGGTCGACGCGGTGCTGTATTTCGAGGGTGAATCCGGTTCGCGTTTCCGTGTGCTGCGCGCGTTCAAGAACCGCTTCGGCGCGGTCAACGAGCTGGGCGTGTTTGCGATGTCGGACAAGGGCCTGCGCGAAGTGCCGAACCCGTCGGCGATCTTCCTGTCCACGCACGCGGGGCCAACGTCGGGCAGTGCGGTGATGGTCACCCGCGAAGGCACCCGCCCGCTGCTGGTGGAGGTGCAGGCGCTGGTGGACCAGTCCTCGCTGGGCAATCCGCGGCGGGTCACCCTGGGCCTGGAACAGAACCGGCTGGCGATGCTGCTGGCCGTGCTGCACCGGCACGGCGGCGTGGCGGCGTACGACCAGGACGTGTTCGTCAACGTGGTCGGCGGCATCCGCGTGCAGGAGACGGCAGCGGACTTGCCGGTGCTGCTGGCGGTGCTGTCGTCGCTGCGCGACCGGCCATTGCCGGAGCACATGGTGACCTTCGGCGAGGTCGGCCTGTCGGGCGAGATCCGCCCGGTGCCGAACGGCGAGGAGCGCCTGAAGGAGGCTGCTCACCACGGCTTCCGCCGCGCGATCGTGCCGAAGGCGAACGCACCGAAGAAGGGCAAGGTCGGCGAGATGGAGGTGGTCGGGGTGGAGCGCTTGAGCGAGGCGATCGACGCCTGCCGCTGA
- a CDS encoding HesB/IscA family protein, producing MSITITSAANERMRHFLASTPTAAGVRFGVKRTGCSGFAYVVDLAEVMGEGDRVVEVDGLPLIVDDKSLALVDGTVIDFQRQGLNASFVFHNPNATGACGCGESFTVS from the coding sequence ATGAGCATCACCATCACTTCCGCCGCCAACGAGCGCATGCGCCACTTCCTGGCGTCCACCCCGACCGCCGCCGGCGTGCGCTTCGGCGTCAAGCGCACCGGCTGCTCCGGCTTCGCCTATGTGGTGGACCTGGCCGAGGTGATGGGTGAGGGCGATCGGGTGGTCGAGGTGGACGGTTTGCCATTGATCGTCGATGACAAGAGCCTCGCGCTGGTCGACGGCACCGTGATCGACTTCCAGCGGCAGGGCCTGAATGCCAGCTTCGTGTTCCACAACCCGAACGCCACCGGCGCCTGCGGCTGTGGCGAGAGTTTCACGGTCAGCTGA